One Acetobacterium sp. KB-1 DNA segment encodes these proteins:
- a CDS encoding ATP-binding protein — MKELSLHILDITQNSIRAKAKRVKLQIIESLVENELTIIIEDDGCGIPENQLAGVTDPFVTSRTTRKVGLGLSLFKAAAEACGGSFLISSTEGVGTKVVGSFRRDHIDRAPLGNMADTILTMIMSFGETDLYYEHDYNNQQFILNTREIKETLEVESLNEPEILNWIREHVMEGLKEIQEIMEET, encoded by the coding sequence ATGAAAGAACTGTCTCTTCATATTTTAGATATTACTCAAAATTCCATTAGAGCAAAGGCAAAACGTGTCAAATTGCAGATTATTGAATCCCTGGTAGAAAATGAGCTCACCATTATCATCGAAGATGACGGCTGTGGCATACCAGAAAATCAGCTTGCTGGCGTCACCGATCCATTTGTAACGTCCCGGACGACCCGTAAAGTAGGCTTGGGTTTATCGCTGTTTAAAGCTGCGGCGGAAGCCTGCGGCGGATCTTTTTTGATAAGCTCAACCGAGGGCGTCGGAACGAAGGTGGTTGGAAGTTTTAGGCGCGATCATATCGACCGGGCTCCCCTGGGAAATATGGCGGATACCATTCTTACCATGATAATGTCTTTTGGAGAAACAGATCTTTACTATGAACACGACTACAACAATCAACAATTTATTCTAAATACACGAGAAATTAAAGAGACCCTGGAAGTAGAATCTTTAAACGAACCGGAAATTCTTAATTGGATCAGGGAACACGTTATGGAGGGTCTCAAAGAAATTCAAGAAATTATGGAGGAAACATAA
- a CDS encoding ATP-dependent RecD-like DNA helicase — protein sequence MESIKGTVEHIVFRNTSNGYTVAHFDIDGDLVTVVGNFDELNHGEYLKLSGYWTEHKNYGDQFCMETYAMEIPTSTEGITRYLSSGILPGIGEKTAKAIVARFGEETLDILDNHPERLSEIKGVGKKTLAAIKEVYHEQREVRQIMIQIQDYGISANWAMKLYKTYKFDTISVLLNNPYQMIEDIRGIGFKIADQIANHLGFEANSPGRILAGINYSLGECYNRGNTFMTEEELITTSSKILGVEQDEINAQLGELVLMGQIIQEEVANQQVYYPRNLYEAEDNTALSMARISQMTYKIANVNIDEKIKDYERDMVITLDNKQREAIAAAMENGVIIITGGPGTGKTTIINGIVRIFKDLGLKTVLAAPTGRAAKRITETTGNEAKTIHRLLEYEYSQDDDFPSFSRDETNQLDVDAIIVDESSMIDILLMDSLLMAVQPGTRLILVGDADQLPSVGPGNVLKDIIESGAIKVLSLERIYRQSEESMISVNAYEINHGQMPDINNESDFLFLNKNDGDKLLRDILELVTNRLPTAKGFDSIHDIQVISPMKNGKVGVINLNREIQAVLNPPREDRAQREFGMVIYRAGDKVMQIKNNYRIKWEDTLTMEQGEGIYNGDIGILESISSRDKSFVILFNDGKQVTYDFDQMDEITHAYAMTVHKSQGSEFPVVVMPIVGGPPLFLNRKLLYTAVTRAKKLLILIGNQYVFRQMIKSAESQNRQTALCDRIIAYINHPMR from the coding sequence ATGGAAAGCATTAAGGGTACGGTGGAACACATCGTCTTTAGAAATACAAGTAACGGCTACACCGTCGCCCATTTCGATATTGATGGCGATCTGGTCACCGTGGTGGGAAATTTTGACGAACTGAATCATGGCGAATACTTAAAACTGAGTGGCTACTGGACGGAGCACAAAAACTATGGCGATCAGTTCTGTATGGAAACCTACGCTATGGAAATTCCCACCTCCACCGAAGGCATTACAAGGTATCTGTCCTCGGGAATTCTTCCTGGGATTGGCGAAAAAACCGCTAAAGCGATCGTCGCCCGGTTTGGTGAAGAGACCCTGGATATCCTGGACAATCACCCGGAACGGCTGTCCGAAATTAAGGGGGTTGGCAAGAAAACCCTGGCCGCCATTAAAGAAGTCTACCATGAGCAGCGGGAAGTCCGGCAGATTATGATTCAGATCCAGGACTATGGGATATCGGCCAACTGGGCCATGAAGCTCTATAAAACCTACAAGTTCGACACCATTTCGGTTTTGCTTAATAATCCCTATCAGATGATTGAGGATATCCGTGGGATCGGCTTTAAAATTGCCGACCAGATCGCCAATCATCTCGGCTTTGAAGCCAATAGTCCCGGCCGGATTCTGGCTGGAATCAACTATTCACTGGGAGAATGCTATAACCGCGGCAATACCTTTATGACCGAAGAAGAGCTGATTACGACCAGCTCCAAAATTCTCGGCGTGGAACAAGACGAGATCAACGCCCAATTAGGGGAATTGGTCTTAATGGGGCAGATTATTCAGGAAGAAGTCGCTAATCAGCAGGTTTACTATCCCCGAAACCTCTACGAAGCGGAAGACAACACCGCCCTGTCGATGGCCAGAATCAGCCAGATGACCTATAAGATTGCTAATGTCAATATCGACGAAAAGATTAAAGATTACGAACGGGACATGGTAATTACCCTGGATAATAAACAACGGGAAGCCATTGCCGCCGCCATGGAAAATGGGGTTATCATTATCACCGGCGGTCCGGGAACCGGGAAAACCACGATCATTAACGGGATCGTTCGGATTTTTAAAGATCTGGGTTTAAAAACAGTGCTGGCAGCGCCCACCGGTCGGGCGGCTAAGCGGATTACCGAAACCACCGGTAACGAAGCCAAGACCATCCATCGGCTGCTGGAATATGAATACAGCCAGGATGATGACTTCCCCAGCTTTTCCCGCGACGAAACCAATCAACTGGATGTCGACGCCATCATCGTCGATGAATCCTCGATGATTGATATCCTCCTGATGGACTCACTGCTGATGGCCGTCCAGCCCGGCACCCGACTAATCCTCGTGGGAGATGCCGATCAGCTGCCGTCGGTGGGCCCGGGTAATGTTTTAAAAGACATCATCGAAAGCGGTGCGATTAAGGTGCTAAGCCTGGAACGCATTTATCGTCAATCCGAAGAAAGTATGATTTCGGTTAACGCCTATGAAATCAACCACGGTCAAATGCCAGACATCAACAATGAGTCCGATTTTTTATTCCTTAATAAAAACGATGGCGATAAGCTGCTCCGTGATATTCTGGAGCTGGTTACAAACCGGCTACCAACGGCCAAGGGCTTTGACAGTATCCATGATATCCAGGTCATCTCACCGATGAAAAACGGCAAGGTGGGGGTGATTAACCTCAACCGCGAAATCCAGGCGGTCCTTAATCCCCCCCGGGAAGATCGGGCCCAGCGGGAATTTGGGATGGTCATTTACCGGGCCGGGGATAAAGTCATGCAGATTAAAAACAATTATCGGATCAAGTGGGAAGACACCCTGACGATGGAACAGGGGGAAGGGATCTACAACGGCGATATCGGCATTCTTGAAAGCATCAGCAGTCGTGACAAATCCTTTGTGATTCTTTTTAACGATGGTAAGCAGGTCACCTACGACTTCGACCAGATGGACGAAATCACCCATGCCTACGCGATGACGGTCCACAAAAGTCAGGGCAGCGAGTTCCCCGTAGTGGTTATGCCGATTGTCGGCGGACCACCGCTGTTTTTAAACCGTAAGCTCCTCTACACCGCCGTCACCCGGGCCAAAAAGCTTCTTATCTTAATAGGCAACCAGTACGTCTTTCGCCAAATGATTAAATCGGCCGAATCCCAAAACCGCCAAACCGCCCTGTGCGACCGCATCATCGCCTATATCAACCACCCAATGAGGTAA
- a CDS encoding ComF family protein, whose amino-acid sequence MNLKQTILTFLENNLFLKNGTCPICGKVLFVTDRFLCHQCEDDLPRINNPTCCKCGRPIFAADRDVCIPCAKRNLPFSGGYAYLNYQDGGEKLVAAIKFGDRPHLGIWVGRQMGAAMAQCQWISEVDLLIPVPLHPNRREERGYNQSEKIAQGILEGLNQTRTKAPVLATQILIRNRDTPHQIGQGREQRLSNLTGAFTVEHGKAIQNKTILLVDDVLTTGATLTETAATLLEAGAAKVLIAILCAVAE is encoded by the coding sequence ATGAACCTAAAACAAACCATCCTGACCTTCCTCGAAAACAATCTCTTCCTCAAAAACGGCACCTGCCCGATCTGTGGTAAGGTGCTTTTTGTCACCGACCGCTTTTTGTGCCATCAATGCGAAGACGATCTGCCGCGCATTAATAACCCCACCTGTTGTAAATGCGGCCGACCGATCTTCGCCGCAGATCGGGATGTCTGCATTCCCTGTGCCAAACGCAACCTTCCATTTTCAGGCGGCTATGCCTATCTTAACTATCAAGATGGCGGGGAAAAATTGGTTGCTGCCATTAAATTTGGCGACCGTCCCCACCTGGGCATCTGGGTCGGCAGGCAAATGGGGGCGGCCATGGCGCAATGTCAATGGATCAGCGAGGTGGATTTGCTCATCCCGGTCCCGCTGCATCCGAACCGCCGGGAAGAACGGGGCTATAACCAGAGCGAAAAGATTGCCCAGGGTATTTTAGAAGGGTTAAATCAGACAAGGACTAAAGCCCCGGTACTGGCAACACAAATCCTGATCCGTAACCGCGATACTCCCCATCAGATCGGACAGGGTCGGGAACAACGGCTGTCCAATCTCACCGGCGCTTTTACGGTGGAACACGGTAAGGCCATCCAAAACAAAACCATCCTGCTGGTTGATGACGTTCTCACCACCGGCGCCACCCTGACCGAAACCGCCGCTACCCTGCTCGAAGCCGGCGCCGCCAAAGTCTTAATCGCTATCCTCTGCGCCGTCGCAGAATAG
- a CDS encoding NAD(P)H-dependent oxidoreductase subunit E, giving the protein MAELIPVENLDVVKAIVAEHREVPGCLMQILQETQEKYGYLPLELQGTIADELGIPLTEVYGVATFYSQFTLTPKGKFKIGICLGTACYVRGAQPIIDKVNSILGTQVGDTTEDGKWSVDATRCVGACGLAPVLMINEDVYGRLTVDEIPSILEKY; this is encoded by the coding sequence TTGGCTGAATTAATACCAGTTGAAAATTTGGACGTAGTAAAGGCAATAGTCGCCGAGCACCGCGAAGTGCCCGGTTGTTTAATGCAGATTCTGCAGGAAACTCAGGAAAAATATGGCTATTTACCGCTTGAACTACAGGGAACCATTGCAGATGAGTTAGGGATACCCTTAACGGAAGTCTACGGTGTGGCAACATTTTATTCACAATTTACCCTGACACCAAAAGGAAAATTCAAAATCGGGATCTGCTTGGGAACCGCGTGTTATGTCAGGGGGGCTCAACCAATTATTGATAAGGTTAACAGCATTCTGGGAACACAGGTTGGCGACACAACCGAAGATGGAAAATGGTCAGTTGATGCAACACGTTGCGTTGGGGCCTGTGGTTTAGCACCCGTACTAATGATTAATGAAGATGTTTATGGACGTTTGACCGTCGATGAAATTCCAAGTATCCTGGAAAAATATTAG
- a CDS encoding PHP domain-containing protein, protein MKIVHDMHTHTTYSHGKNTIAEMVEQGRKIGLKAITISDHGRSHPLFGVKKENFAKMRAEIDALNQKYDDIDIYLSVESNITGADGSIDIGDEEKKHCDWISAGYHYGYIPASIKDIFVFAIPNYAARVLPFLRKRVVGMNTRTYIKMMERYKIKLITHPGDKMPINIEPVAKAAAKHGVILEINPRHDHLNVDEIKVAMKYPVDFAINSDAHSTAALGDMKSTPQTIKAAGIPISRIINIAE, encoded by the coding sequence ATGAAAATAGTACATGATATGCACACCCATACAACCTATAGCCATGGTAAAAATACCATTGCTGAGATGGTGGAGCAGGGACGAAAAATCGGTCTGAAAGCGATCACGATTTCCGACCATGGCCGCAGTCATCCCCTGTTTGGCGTAAAAAAAGAGAACTTTGCCAAAATGCGGGCTGAAATTGATGCCCTCAATCAAAAATATGACGACATTGACATCTACCTGTCGGTCGAATCCAACATCACTGGAGCAGATGGTAGTATTGATATTGGTGACGAAGAAAAGAAACATTGCGACTGGATCTCAGCCGGATACCATTATGGTTATATTCCAGCCAGTATCAAAGACATTTTTGTATTTGCGATCCCCAATTATGCAGCCCGGGTGCTGCCATTTTTACGGAAACGGGTGGTCGGGATGAACACCCGGACTTATATCAAAATGATGGAGCGCTACAAGATCAAGCTAATTACCCATCCTGGTGATAAAATGCCGATTAATATTGAACCGGTAGCAAAAGCTGCCGCCAAACACGGCGTGATTCTGGAGATCAATCCCAGACATGATCATTTAAACGTCGACGAAATAAAAGTCGCCATGAAATATCCGGTCGACTTTGCCATTAATAGTGACGCCCACAGCACGGCGGCCTTAGGCGATATGAAAAGTACGCCCCAAACCATCAAAGCCGCGGGCATCCCAATTAGCCGCATCATCAACATCGCCGAATAA
- the murB gene encoding UDP-N-acetylmuramate dehydrogenase, giving the protein MNHTINKLKAIMATENIKKNEPMKNHTSFQVGGPADLFLMPQSREELKAVLEICKKSEKPVYIMGNGSNLIVRDKGFSGIIINTKALNQVKKVGETLIAEPGISLKDLAKVALKEKLTGLEFASGIPGSLGGAVTMNAGAYDGEMKGIIKSITVITEDGSLKSIPGDQCNFAYRTSILQQHHWVLVSVELALKNGDYQAIEERMLDLNTQRETKQPLEYPSAGSTFRRPEGYYAGKLVQDAGFRGYTLGGAQVSEKHSGFVINKGGASAADILNLIGAIQAGVKEKFGVELKTEVIVIGNDE; this is encoded by the coding sequence ATGAATCATACAATTAACAAACTAAAAGCCATTATGGCAACCGAAAATATAAAAAAAAATGAACCCATGAAAAACCACACCTCTTTTCAAGTGGGCGGTCCGGCAGATCTTTTTTTAATGCCCCAATCCCGAGAAGAATTAAAGGCAGTTCTGGAAATCTGCAAAAAGTCCGAAAAGCCGGTCTACATTATGGGCAATGGCAGTAACCTGATCGTCCGGGATAAGGGTTTTAGTGGTATTATTATCAATACCAAAGCACTTAATCAGGTTAAAAAAGTCGGCGAAACCTTGATTGCCGAACCAGGGATCAGCTTAAAAGATCTGGCCAAGGTGGCCCTAAAAGAAAAACTCACCGGCCTGGAATTTGCCTCTGGTATTCCCGGTAGTCTGGGAGGTGCCGTCACCATGAATGCCGGCGCCTACGACGGCGAAATGAAAGGGATCATTAAGAGCATCACCGTTATTACCGAAGATGGCAGTCTAAAATCAATTCCCGGCGATCAATGTAATTTTGCCTACCGCACAAGCATTCTCCAGCAGCACCACTGGGTTCTGGTCAGTGTGGAACTTGCGCTTAAAAACGGCGATTATCAAGCCATTGAAGAAAGAATGCTCGATTTAAATACCCAAAGAGAGACCAAACAGCCGCTGGAATACCCCAGTGCCGGCAGCACCTTCCGCCGACCGGAAGGTTACTATGCCGGCAAACTGGTTCAAGATGCCGGGTTTAGAGGTTATACCCTCGGCGGCGCCCAGGTGTCCGAAAAACACAGCGGTTTTGTCATCAACAAAGGCGGTGCCAGCGCTGCTGATATTTTAAACCTCATCGGTGCCATTCAAGCCGGAGTCAAAGAAAAATTTGGCGTTGAACTAAAAACGGAAGTCATCGTCATCGGTAACGACGAGTAA
- a CDS encoding PHP domain-containing protein yields MEKVAIDLHIHSILSPCGEEEMTPNNIVNMALIKELDFIAITDHNSAKNLPAIIAVAKELAKETESGLCILPGIEVTTKEEAHILAYLPTLEAAMALDAIIYRHLPDINNEKELFGPQIIMDENDQVIGEVDKLLISATDIGVDQLWQIVTELGGVLVPAHIDRKSYSIIASLGFIPPELDIKTCEVSKKESFEQVLKDFRFFKTYQFIHGSDAHQLEDIAEREYFLNLPDMRRQTLIDYLG; encoded by the coding sequence ATGGAAAAGGTAGCCATAGACCTGCACATCCATTCAATCTTATCTCCCTGTGGTGAGGAGGAGATGACCCCCAATAATATCGTGAATATGGCCCTCATTAAAGAACTGGATTTTATTGCAATTACCGATCACAATTCAGCCAAAAATTTACCCGCAATTATCGCCGTGGCAAAAGAACTGGCCAAAGAAACCGAAAGTGGCCTGTGTATCCTACCGGGGATTGAAGTAACGACCAAAGAAGAAGCCCATATTTTGGCCTATCTACCAACTTTGGAAGCGGCGATGGCACTCGATGCGATCATTTATCGACACCTCCCGGATATAAACAACGAAAAAGAATTATTTGGTCCGCAGATCATTATGGACGAAAATGACCAGGTCATTGGTGAAGTGGACAAGCTGCTGATTTCAGCCACCGACATTGGGGTTGATCAGTTGTGGCAAATTGTCACCGAACTGGGTGGGGTTCTGGTTCCCGCTCATATCGACCGAAAATCTTACAGTATTATCGCATCACTTGGTTTTATCCCTCCGGAACTGGATATTAAAACCTGTGAAGTATCAAAAAAAGAGAGCTTTGAACAAGTCTTAAAGGATTTTCGTTTTTTTAAAACCTATCAGTTTATTCATGGCTCTGACGCCCATCAGCTTGAAGACATTGCCGAGCGGGAGTATTTTCTTAACCTTCCGGATATGCGGCGCCAGACCCTGATTGATTATTTAGGTTAA
- a CDS encoding NADH-dependent [FeFe] hydrogenase, group A6, with the protein MKEITFKINGQEMTVPEGTTILEAARQCNIDIPTLCYLKDVNEIGACRMCVVEIAGARALQAACVYPVANGIEVLTNTPKVREARRVNLELILSNHNRECTTCVRSENCELQTLATDLGVSDVPFEGEVSGKLVDDLSTSVVRDESKCILCKRCVSVCRDVQSVAVLGSVGRGFTSQVQPVFNKSLADVGCINCGQCIINCPVGALKEKSDIQRVWDAIADPSKTVIVQTAPAVRAGLGEEFGYPMGTSVTGKMTAALRRLGFDKVFDTDFGADVTIMEEGTELIGRITNGGVLPMITSCSPGWIKFIETYYPEAIPHLSSCKSPQNITGALLKSHYAQANGIDPKDMVVVSIMPCTAKKYEVQREELCTDGNADVDISITTRELARMIKEARILFNKLPDEDFDDYYGESTGAAVIFGATGGVMEAAVRTVADVLNKTDIQEIDYEVVRGVDGIKKATVQVTPDLAVNLVVAHGGSNVREVMEQLKSGALADTHFIELMACPGGCVNGGGQPIVSAKDKMDLDIRAERAKALYNEDANVLTYRKSHQNPSVIRLYEEFLEEPNSHKAHHLLHTTYSVKPKLV; encoded by the coding sequence ATGAAAGAAATTACTTTTAAAATAAACGGACAGGAAATGACTGTTCCAGAAGGAACAACCATTCTGGAAGCGGCAAGACAATGTAACATTGACATTCCCACCCTTTGTTATCTGAAAGATGTTAACGAAATCGGTGCATGTCGAATGTGTGTCGTTGAGATTGCCGGAGCAAGAGCGCTGCAGGCAGCTTGTGTTTACCCTGTTGCTAATGGTATTGAGGTATTAACAAACACGCCAAAAGTGCGAGAAGCACGTCGGGTTAATCTGGAACTGATTCTTTCAAACCACAACCGCGAATGCACAACCTGTGTGCGTAGCGAAAACTGTGAACTACAGACACTGGCAACGGATTTAGGCGTTTCCGATGTTCCTTTTGAAGGCGAAGTGTCTGGTAAACTCGTTGATGACTTATCAACATCAGTCGTCAGAGATGAATCCAAATGTATTCTTTGCAAGCGCTGTGTATCAGTCTGTCGAGACGTTCAAAGCGTTGCCGTACTGGGTAGTGTTGGCCGTGGCTTTACCTCTCAGGTACAACCGGTCTTTAACAAATCACTCGCTGATGTGGGCTGTATCAACTGTGGACAATGTATTATCAACTGTCCAGTTGGTGCATTAAAAGAAAAATCAGACATTCAACGGGTTTGGGATGCGATTGCTGATCCTTCTAAAACCGTGATTGTTCAAACCGCTCCAGCTGTTCGAGCTGGTTTAGGCGAAGAATTTGGTTACCCGATGGGAACATCTGTAACTGGTAAAATGACGGCTGCGCTTCGAAGACTGGGCTTTGATAAAGTTTTCGATACCGATTTTGGTGCTGATGTAACCATCATGGAAGAAGGCACAGAATTAATTGGTCGCATTACCAATGGCGGCGTTTTGCCAATGATCACCTCCTGTTCACCAGGTTGGATCAAATTTATCGAAACCTACTATCCAGAAGCGATTCCTCATCTGTCGAGCTGTAAATCACCACAAAATATTACCGGTGCTTTACTTAAGAGTCACTATGCTCAGGCGAACGGCATCGACCCTAAAGACATGGTGGTTGTTTCAATCATGCCTTGTACCGCTAAAAAATATGAGGTACAACGAGAAGAATTATGTACCGATGGTAATGCCGATGTCGATATTTCCATTACGACCCGTGAACTTGCCCGAATGATCAAAGAAGCGCGCATTCTGTTTAATAAATTACCAGATGAAGACTTTGACGATTACTATGGTGAATCCACTGGTGCTGCCGTAATCTTTGGCGCCACCGGCGGAGTTATGGAAGCTGCCGTTAGAACTGTGGCTGACGTATTAAACAAAACAGACATTCAGGAAATTGACTACGAGGTCGTGCGTGGTGTCGATGGAATTAAAAAAGCAACGGTTCAGGTAACGCCAGATTTAGCAGTTAATCTTGTGGTTGCTCATGGCGGTAGCAATGTCAGAGAAGTCATGGAACAGTTAAAATCCGGTGCCCTGGCAGATACCCACTTCATCGAATTAATGGCCTGCCCAGGCGGTTGCGTCAACGGTGGCGGTCAACCAATTGTTTCGGCTAAAGACAAGATGGATTTAGATATCCGGGCCGAAAGAGCAAAAGCACTTTATAACGAAGATGCCAATGTTTTAACCTACCGTAAATCACATCAGAATCCTTCTGTTATTCGTCTTTATGAAGAATTTTTAGAAGAGCCAAACAGCCACAAAGCACATCACTTATTGCATACAACTTACTCGGTAAAGCCAAAATTGGTTTAA
- the nuoF gene encoding NADH-quinone oxidoreductase subunit NuoF, whose amino-acid sequence MAYKRSQVLICGGTGCTSSGSMTLVKEIKKELVKHDILDEVEVVATGCFGLCELGPVVIVYPEGTFYSRVEATDISELVEEHLVKGRPLDRLIYTEKGDGHHPLSINELGFFKKQKRIALANCGVINPENIDEYIGFDGYMALEKVLLTMTPIDVINEVKASGLRGRGGGGFPTGLKWQFAHDAVSEDGIKYVACNADEGDPGAFMDRSVLEGDPHALIEAMAIAGFAVGAAKGYVYVRAEYPIAVNRLQIAIDQAKEYGLLGENIFDTDFSFDLEIRLGAGAFVCGEETALMNSIEGKRGEPRPRPPFPANKGLFGKPTVLNNVETYANIPAIILKGAEWFAAVGTEKSKGTKVFALGGKINNTGLLEIPMGTTLREIVFEIGGGIPNGKAFKAAQTGGPSGGCIPASLLDTKIDYDNLIAIGSMMGSGGLIVMDEDNCMVDVARFFLDFTQDESCGKCPPCRIGTKRMLEILERICDGKGVKGDIERLEELAVGIKASALCGLGQTAPNPVLSTIHYFRDEYEAHINDKKCPAGVCKHLLDYTIDPLTCKGCGICAKKCPAEAITGEKKKPYTIDTSKCIKCNACIEACPFGSISKA is encoded by the coding sequence ATGGCATATAAACGTTCGCAGGTACTGATTTGTGGTGGTACAGGATGTACATCCTCAGGATCCATGACATTAGTAAAAGAAATAAAAAAAGAATTAGTAAAACATGATATCCTTGACGAAGTCGAAGTTGTTGCAACGGGATGTTTTGGTTTATGTGAACTGGGACCCGTTGTTATTGTATATCCCGAAGGGACATTCTACAGTCGAGTAGAAGCAACCGATATTTCAGAACTAGTCGAAGAACACCTGGTAAAAGGTCGACCACTCGATCGCCTGATCTACACCGAAAAAGGCGACGGACATCACCCACTGTCAATTAATGAATTGGGATTCTTCAAAAAACAAAAACGTATCGCTTTAGCAAACTGTGGTGTTATTAACCCGGAAAATATTGACGAGTACATTGGTTTTGATGGTTACATGGCGTTGGAAAAAGTCCTGTTAACCATGACACCGATTGATGTTATTAATGAAGTAAAAGCTTCCGGTCTTCGTGGTCGTGGGGGCGGTGGATTCCCAACTGGTCTTAAATGGCAGTTTGCCCATGACGCTGTATCAGAAGATGGTATCAAATACGTTGCCTGTAACGCTGATGAGGGTGACCCCGGTGCGTTCATGGATCGATCCGTATTAGAAGGAGATCCTCATGCTTTAATCGAAGCGATGGCAATTGCTGGTTTTGCAGTTGGCGCAGCTAAAGGTTATGTTTATGTCCGAGCTGAGTACCCAATCGCCGTAAACCGTCTTCAAATCGCGATTGACCAGGCTAAAGAATATGGTTTATTAGGTGAAAACATCTTTGATACCGATTTCTCCTTTGACCTGGAAATTCGTTTAGGCGCCGGCGCTTTCGTATGTGGTGAAGAAACCGCATTAATGAACTCCATCGAAGGTAAACGTGGTGAACCGCGTCCACGTCCGCCATTCCCAGCCAACAAAGGTTTATTTGGAAAACCAACTGTTTTAAATAACGTTGAAACCTATGCCAACATTCCTGCTATTATCTTAAAAGGTGCCGAATGGTTTGCAGCGGTAGGAACCGAAAAATCTAAAGGAACAAAAGTATTCGCACTCGGTGGAAAAATTAACAACACCGGTTTACTTGAAATCCCAATGGGCACAACCCTGCGAGAAATCGTGTTTGAAATCGGTGGTGGTATTCCTAATGGTAAAGCGTTTAAAGCCGCTCAAACCGGGGGACCCTCAGGCGGATGTATCCCGGCTTCTTTATTAGATACAAAAATTGACTATGATAACCTGATTGCCATCGGTTCAATGATGGGCTCCGGTGGACTGATCGTAATGGATGAAGACAACTGTATGGTTGATGTGGCCCGTTTCTTCCTTGACTTTACCCAGGACGAATCCTGTGGTAAGTGCCCACCTTGCCGTATTGGGACCAAAAGAATGCTTGAAATTCTGGAGCGTATCTGCGACGGTAAAGGCGTTAAAGGAGATATCGAACGACTTGAAGAACTGGCCGTAGGCATCAAAGCTTCAGCCCTTTGTGGATTGGGACAAACTGCTCCTAACCCCGTTCTGTCAACCATTCACTATTTCAGAGATGAATACGAAGCACATATTAATGATAAAAAATGTCCCGCTGGCGTCTGTAAACATTTATTAGACTACACCATTGATCCACTAACCTGTAAAGGCTGCGGAATCTGTGCTAAAAAATGTCCCGCAGAAGCAATCACTGGCGAAAAGAAAAAACCATACACCATTGATACATCGAAGTGTATTAAATGTAATGCCTGTATTGAAGCCTGTCCATTTGGCTCCATTTCCAAGGCTTGA
- a CDS encoding AraC family transcriptional regulator, with product MKVSELLKNKEFKCLNPQVGIEGVIKSGYVGDLLSWVMANAGNGCAWVTIQTHVNIIAVATLLEMTCVIIPEGAEVEESTLERAIIEDIPVLITGLTAYEVCKILGNAGV from the coding sequence ATGAAGGTAAGTGAGTTGTTAAAAAACAAGGAATTCAAGTGTCTCAATCCCCAGGTGGGCATTGAAGGGGTTATTAAAAGCGGTTATGTCGGCGATTTACTCAGTTGGGTGATGGCCAATGCTGGCAATGGCTGTGCCTGGGTAACCATTCAAACCCATGTTAATATCATTGCCGTGGCAACCCTGCTGGAAATGACCTGTGTGATTATTCCAGAAGGTGCAGAAGTGGAAGAAAGTACCCTGGAGCGGGCGATTATTGAAGATATCCCCGTGCTGATCACTGGTCTTACGGCCTATGAAGTCTGTAAGATTTTAGGAAACGCCGGCGTCTAA
- a CDS encoding ferredoxin → MAKSLAELKAIREKKLNEINLRHGKNGYRVVVGMATCGIAAGARPVMVKLMEEVDAKGLVDVTVAQTGCIGSCRLEPIVEVYDANNEKVTYVHMTAEKVARVVDEHLAQGKVVSEYTMTVVDGMIIDPSVKG, encoded by the coding sequence ATGGCAAAGTCCTTAGCAGAACTAAAAGCGATTCGTGAAAAAAAATTAAACGAAATCAATTTGCGACACGGCAAGAACGGCTATCGCGTTGTAGTTGGCATGGCAACCTGTGGTATCGCAGCAGGCGCGCGACCTGTTATGGTTAAATTGATGGAAGAAGTTGACGCTAAAGGTTTGGTTGACGTTACCGTGGCCCAAACCGGATGTATCGGGTCCTGTCGATTAGAACCAATTGTAGAAGTATATGATGCCAACAATGAAAAAGTTACCTATGTCCATATGACCGCCGAAAAGGTTGCACGCGTTGTTGATGAACACCTGGCTCAAGGAAAAGTAGTCAGCGAATACACCATGACGGTGGTTGATGGTATGATCATCGATCCATCGGTTAAGGGTTAA